A segment of the Cricetulus griseus strain 17A/GY chromosome 6, alternate assembly CriGri-PICRH-1.0, whole genome shotgun sequence genome:
TGTTTTATTCAgtgaaataaattttcaaatatgtgaagaATTAGGAATATACCTCTATTAAGGATCTGCAATGGTTGGATGTGGGGAGATGATAGAGGAAAGGGCTGAgctgaagggagagggaactgggattggtgtgtaaaataacattggttttaattaaagaataattaattaaaaaacaaaaacaaaaaagatcttcaaaaaataacacaaattacATATTAGATATTAGAAAACATACAtgtaattagaaaacaaatgaatatatatatatatatatatatacatatatatatatatatatatcatcacaGAACCATATGGGAACAAATCATTTTACACCATTTAAGTTTGGAATTTTCCCCTCATAGAAaggtttccctttttaaaaaattaagtcctaatgttgaaatattttcatgttttccagCTTTGCATTGACAGTAGTAGCTAGCTGTatgggaaagaaatggaaaatagatttatttttattattttctcatatattgtATCCTCATCACAATTTTCCCACCCACAAATTCTTTCACTCTCTCCCCCAGCTCTCTTCTTTCCTATATTCATcttttgtccttttcattttagaaaacagcAGGCCTCCTAGGGgtatcaactgaacacagcatcACAAGTTACAATAAAACTAGGCACATCATATCCTTGTGTCAAgcctggatgaggcaacccagtaggaataAAAGAGTCCCAAAAGCAGAGGCAACCCACTAGAAAGAAAAGGGCAACAAAGCAGGCAAAGGGTCAGAACACAAGGACAGATGTTTTACTGGTGACATTTTGCAGAAGGCAAAGAACAATCATTTCTTGCTGATTTACAAACTCTTACTTCACcctataaaagaagaaatagtgATGTTAAAAGTGAGTGCCAGTTAGGCGGCCTGGGCAGTGTATAAgacctctggcaatggaaccagtatttatccctagtgcacaaatggacttcaggagcccattccctatgaaggaatattttctcagcccagatacatggagcaGGCCTCGATCCACActcagatgatgtgacagactttgataatctcCCATGGAATGCATCACCCTTCTTTGGGGGGTAGGTGTGGGAGGGATGGGGGGCATAGgtggatgagagggagagggaactagaattgatatgtaaaataagattgtttctaaattaaataaaaagcacaaCATTATTCATAAGCTTGCAGATAAGTATGAAACGCAGAATTCATTAAGAGGAAACCATATTATCCATTTATCTAAGAGAAAATATGTTCTAATTAAATATAcaaaacatctaaaaataatttatttaactttaattgTCTCACATTGCTACCAATCTGGTAAATAATTTTCTCAGTGCTCCTGTGACATCTTTGTTCCTCAGGCTATATATTAGGGGATTAAACATTGGAGTCAAAATGgtataaaacagagaaaggagttTGTCAGTTCCCTCATAGTTATTGGATTTAGGTTTTAAATATGTGATACTAGCTGATCCATAGAATAGAAACACAACTATAAGATGGGAAGAGCATGTGGAAAAGGCTTTGGTCCTTCCTGTGTTTGATGGCAATTTCAGGATGGTTGAGATGATCCTGCTATAAGATGCAAGGATCAACATGAAGGGAACAGTGACAATCAATACAGCAAATATGAAGACCACAATTTCATTCACAAAGATGTTTCCACATGCCAATTTGAGCAAAGGAGGTATGTCACAGAAGAAGTGATTGATTTGGTTAGATtcacagaaaggaagagacagaatcTGATATGTCTGTCCCACCTGAATGGGAATTCCAATAACCCAGGAACCAATCACTAGCTCGGTACACACCTTGTGACTCATGACAATAGGATAGTGCAGAGggttgcagatggccacataacGGTCATAAGCCATCACAGCCAAGAGGAAGCACTCTGTGGCCCCCAGTATAAGGAAGAGGCACATTTGTGTAGCACAGGCGAAAAAAGAAATGCTGCCTTTCAGTGTGGACAAATCCATAAGCATTCTTGGAAGAGTGACAGAAACATAACAGATTTCTAGGAAAGAAAAATTGCTGATGAAAAAATACATGGGGGTTTGCAGACTGGGCTCCACCCTTGTGATTAGAATAATGATGCCATTCCCCAACAGAATAATTATGTAGATGAATAGGAAGATTCCAAAGAGAAACCAATGCAATTTGGGAATATCAGAAAATCCCAAGAGAACAAATTCCACAGGTAGAGTAAAATTTGTTTCTATGATCTTCAATTCATTTGCTCTCTGTAGTTTCACATGTTTGaattgcattttcttcttttcaaaaggATGGGGTGTTTGTGTTGGTCTTTATTACTTCTAAGTTTCTTTGTGACTCTTGCACATATCTGGGTGATATGCTCTGAAGCTAGAAGCagtgaatatacatatataaaaaatggAATCAGTTTCATCAATAAAGTTTTCCaattgtattatatatgtatattctaatTGTATCAACAAAATCTACACAGCTGTACATTTTATTCACTTACCATAGCAGAAGGATAATACAAACATACTTTATCTTGATGTTCTTCTGTAATGCCACTTCTCTAGCCTCCCTAGAATTTATTTGATCTAGTTCCTGACTTTAAAAGCATTGAATCTTTCAAAG
Coding sequences within it:
- the LOC100765827 gene encoding olfactory receptor 10AG1-like gives rise to the protein MQFKHVKLQRANELKIIETNFTLPVEFVLLGFSDIPKLHWFLFGIFLFIYIIILLGNGIIILITRVEPSLQTPMYFFISNFSFLEICYVSVTLPRMLMDLSTLKGSISFFACATQMCLFLILGATECFLLAVMAYDRYVAICNPLHYPIVMSHKVCTELVIGSWVIGIPIQVGQTYQILSLPFCESNQINHFFCDIPPLLKLACGNIFVNEIVVFIFAVLIVTVPFMLILASYSRIISTILKLPSNTGRTKAFSTCSSHLIVVFLFYGSASITYLKPKSNNYEGTDKLLSLFYTILTPMFNPLIYSLRNKDVTGALRKLFTRLVAM